A single Spirochaetae bacterium HGW-Spirochaetae-1 DNA region contains:
- a CDS encoding tRNA 2-selenouridine(34) synthase MnmH, which translates to MKDITYHESLQVENALYIDVRSPFEFGIDHIPGAVNIPLFSDKERIEVGTLYRMTGRDEAVFRGTEIVGEKLRTMIEKFMAYKNKNIVIYCARGGMRSSSVASLLSSLGMTVFRIIQGYKGYRRHVNESLASLTVTTPLIVLQGLTGTGKTEILKMMENTIDLEGMAGHRSSIFGGIGLSQSTQKYFESQLLQRIHDLKTAPYIVIEGESQKIGNLHIPDAFFRIMRNSKAILINTDMERRIDIITGEYAHYSNAHVINDIVMTLTTKLGSRNVDLLISLYREGNIREFTRLLLEKYYDPRYVHSMNRMSYIGAIDNVDTHSTARAVEKAIRDHLDSEKRL; encoded by the coding sequence ATGAAAGATATAACCTATCATGAATCATTGCAGGTGGAAAACGCCCTTTATATTGACGTGCGTTCACCCTTCGAGTTCGGTATTGATCACATTCCCGGCGCCGTTAATATTCCCCTCTTCAGCGACAAGGAACGGATTGAGGTGGGAACACTATACCGCATGACCGGAAGGGACGAGGCCGTATTCCGGGGCACCGAGATCGTCGGGGAAAAGCTCCGTACAATGATCGAAAAATTTATGGCATATAAAAATAAAAATATCGTTATATACTGCGCCCGTGGCGGAATGAGATCCTCATCGGTGGCTTCACTCCTTTCATCGCTGGGAATGACCGTATTCCGCATCATACAGGGTTACAAGGGATACCGCCGTCATGTCAATGAAAGCCTGGCATCCCTGACCGTCACCACCCCCCTTATCGTGCTCCAGGGACTCACGGGTACGGGAAAAACGGAGATACTGAAAATGATGGAAAACACCATTGACCTGGAGGGGATGGCGGGCCACAGGAGCTCCATCTTCGGCGGTATCGGGCTCAGCCAGAGCACCCAGAAGTATTTTGAATCACAACTGCTGCAACGTATTCATGACCTGAAGACCGCTCCTTACATCGTCATTGAAGGTGAATCGCAGAAAATCGGCAACCTGCATATACCCGATGCATTTTTCCGGATCATGAGAAACTCAAAGGCCATCCTCATCAACACTGACATGGAAAGAAGGATCGATATTATAACCGGTGAATATGCCCATTACAGCAATGCCCATGTCATAAACGACATTGTCATGACGCTTACGACCAAACTGGGAAGTAGAAACGTGGACCTCCTCATCTCACTCTACAGGGAAGGAAATATCCGGGAATTCACCCGTTTACTTCTGGAAAAATATTATGACCCCCGATATGTCCACAGCATGAATCGCATGAGCTACATCGGTGCCATTGATAACGTGGATACACACAGTACCGCCCGGGCCGTTGAAAAAGCCATCCGGGACCATCTCGACTCAGAAAAGCGACTATAA